The Fulvivirga ligni genome window below encodes:
- a CDS encoding DUF4249 domain-containing protein — translation MRFHNTILYILLSIAVMSCIDDVDPEKFDIGEEKVVINGVISPSDTVIRVQVSHTKAIIGEYEYDLESQLVEPDAEVLLSNEDGLEVALTYSQNSRMYEVKADDFTLVPGKNYFLAVSLRGKTYRSQCTIPAGEITEMGHRVKRVDEYETDLSVSFRDIAGEENFYRVGAFTNSEAGGGSIASFGIDTFQNDNVGDGATITAISDYFYYYGEDDSITVQVANIEEVLYRYQYAKYNYEGDDPFTEPVAFPSNIEGDAIGIFTGYTYFTKKFKLEN, via the coding sequence ATGAGATTTCACAATACAATTCTATATATCCTGCTTTCTATTGCTGTCATGAGCTGCATTGATGATGTAGATCCGGAAAAATTTGACATCGGAGAAGAGAAAGTAGTCATCAATGGGGTGATAAGCCCATCTGATACCGTAATAAGAGTACAAGTTTCTCATACGAAAGCCATTATTGGTGAGTATGAATATGATTTGGAGAGTCAGCTTGTAGAACCGGATGCAGAGGTGCTTCTTAGTAATGAAGACGGGCTGGAAGTAGCACTTACTTATTCTCAAAACAGCCGCATGTATGAGGTGAAAGCAGATGACTTTACCTTGGTGCCCGGCAAAAACTATTTTCTGGCTGTTTCATTAAGAGGTAAAACTTATCGATCACAGTGCACTATTCCTGCTGGAGAGATCACTGAAATGGGGCATAGGGTGAAACGAGTAGATGAATATGAGACGGACTTAAGTGTAAGCTTTAGGGACATTGCAGGAGAAGAAAATTTCTATCGGGTAGGAGCATTCACTAACAGTGAGGCCGGAGGTGGATCAATCGCCAGTTTTGGTATTGATACTTTTCAAAATGATAACGTGGGCGATGGAGCCACGATTACTGCTATTAGCGATTATTTCTATTACTATGGTGAAGATGATTCTATCACGGTGCAGGTGGCCAATATAGAAGAGGTTTTATACAGATATCAATACGCCAAGTATAATTATGAAGGAGATGATCCATTTACAGAGCCAGTGGCATTTCCCTCAAATATAGAAGGAGATGCCATTGGAATATTTACCGGCTATACTTACTTCACTAAGAAGTTTAAACTGGAGAATTAA
- a CDS encoding TonB-dependent receptor, whose product MSSILRGIITICMMLAISSHLFAQDKFTLSGYVKEKGSGELLPGVSVYIPSLKTGTSTNTYGFFSVTLKPGHYKLVISYIGYENITDSLDLSVNTERQYFMQEETKQLEEVVISSDKYHSDTEQTPMSVVRLTANDIKRTPALLGESDVLKTLQLLPGIQGGTEGSSGIYVRGGSPDQNLLILDEATVYNASHLFGFFSVFDGNALKSVETFKGGFPARFGGRLSSVIKMDMKDGNKEKVEGNFKIGLISSSLQLEGPIKKEKTSFLFNARRTYLDILSKPFQQDDIKGGYHFTDLNFKINHEINSANKLYLSTYYGRDKFYAREKDDDSSFKSSLGWGNVTTTLRWNHQFSGKLFANTSLIFSSYDFNIRNNEKYDGETYKLNYSSGIKDYGQKMEFEYFPNLSHEIRFGLVNTFHSFKPKALVTLDTEIEEDSEEVDKYNSVESALYVEDDWKLNDKLSVLAGVRLSLFNYKSLSYFRPEPRITASYKLSSGMAIKASYAQMNQYVHLLSNSGIGLPTDLWVSSTDKVAPQRSEQWAMGWAKNIGRKYSLNVEGYYKTMHDIISYKEGASFLILDDYESSRNITWEDNITSGKGWAYGAELLLKKNKGRFTGWLGYTLSWSQRQFDEINLGRKFNSKYDRRHDISLVGRYDLSEKIALSGTWVFNSGINYTLPEYRTLSVDSDFPISNGGYYNMGDSEYITEINNFRGENYHRADLGIEFKKMKPKGKIRTWTISVYNVYNHRNPFLYYFDNEYDTNTDTETTSLKKVSIFAIIPSFTYSLKF is encoded by the coding sequence ATGTCATCAATACTTCGGGGCATCATAACTATCTGCATGATGCTGGCCATTTCCAGCCATCTATTTGCGCAGGATAAATTCACATTAAGCGGTTATGTAAAGGAAAAGGGCAGCGGGGAGCTGTTACCTGGAGTTTCTGTTTACATTCCATCTCTAAAAACAGGAACCAGCACTAATACCTATGGGTTTTTCTCTGTTACCTTAAAACCAGGGCATTACAAGCTAGTAATCTCATACATAGGATATGAGAATATTACTGATTCTTTAGACCTATCAGTGAATACCGAGCGCCAGTATTTTATGCAGGAAGAAACTAAACAGCTGGAAGAGGTTGTGATTTCTTCAGATAAATACCACTCTGACACTGAGCAGACTCCTATGAGTGTGGTAAGATTAACTGCCAATGATATAAAACGCACTCCGGCCTTGCTCGGTGAAAGTGACGTTCTGAAAACATTGCAGCTACTACCGGGAATTCAGGGAGGTACAGAAGGTAGTTCTGGTATCTACGTGAGAGGAGGTAGTCCTGACCAAAACCTTTTGATTCTGGATGAAGCCACAGTTTATAATGCCAGCCACCTGTTTGGATTCTTCTCGGTGTTTGATGGCAATGCGCTAAAATCTGTAGAAACTTTCAAAGGAGGATTTCCTGCCCGCTTTGGTGGTCGACTTTCATCGGTTATCAAAATGGATATGAAGGATGGTAATAAAGAAAAGGTAGAAGGTAATTTTAAAATAGGACTGATATCCTCTTCATTGCAGCTAGAGGGCCCAATAAAAAAGGAGAAGACTTCTTTTCTCTTCAATGCCAGACGAACTTACCTGGACATTCTTAGCAAGCCTTTTCAGCAAGATGATATTAAGGGAGGCTACCACTTTACTGATTTAAACTTTAAGATCAATCATGAGATTAACAGTGCTAACAAGCTCTATCTGAGTACCTATTACGGCCGAGACAAGTTCTATGCTCGTGAAAAAGATGATGATTCTAGCTTTAAAAGCTCATTAGGCTGGGGCAATGTTACCACTACCTTGCGCTGGAATCATCAGTTTTCTGGTAAGCTCTTCGCTAATACATCATTGATCTTTAGTAGCTATGATTTTAATATTAGAAATAATGAGAAGTATGATGGGGAAACTTATAAACTCAACTACTCCTCAGGTATAAAAGATTATGGTCAGAAAATGGAATTTGAATATTTTCCGAACCTGTCACATGAAATTAGATTTGGTTTGGTGAATACTTTTCACTCTTTCAAACCGAAGGCGTTAGTCACCTTGGATACTGAAATTGAGGAAGATTCAGAGGAGGTTGATAAATACAATTCGGTAGAATCTGCCCTCTACGTGGAGGATGATTGGAAACTGAATGATAAACTGAGTGTGCTTGCTGGTGTAAGGTTAAGTTTATTCAATTACAAATCATTGAGTTATTTCCGCCCTGAGCCACGAATTACTGCTTCCTATAAACTCTCTTCTGGTATGGCCATCAAAGCTAGCTATGCCCAAATGAATCAATATGTACATTTGCTATCCAATTCAGGCATAGGGTTGCCTACTGATTTATGGGTGAGTTCTACTGATAAGGTGGCCCCGCAGCGATCGGAACAGTGGGCTATGGGCTGGGCTAAGAATATTGGCCGCAAGTATTCTCTTAATGTAGAAGGCTACTATAAAACTATGCATGATATCATCAGCTATAAGGAAGGTGCTTCTTTCTTGATTTTAGATGATTATGAGAGTAGTAGAAACATTACCTGGGAAGATAACATCACCTCTGGTAAAGGTTGGGCCTACGGAGCTGAACTGCTGTTGAAGAAAAATAAAGGCAGGTTTACCGGTTGGTTGGGCTACACCTTATCATGGTCTCAAAGGCAGTTTGATGAAATCAACTTAGGTAGAAAATTCAATTCTAAGTACGACCGAAGGCATGACATTTCCCTGGTGGGTAGATATGATTTAAGTGAAAAAATAGCGCTATCCGGAACCTGGGTGTTTAACAGTGGCATTAATTATACTTTACCTGAATATAGAACACTTTCGGTAGATTCTGATTTTCCAATTAGCAATGGTGGTTATTATAATATGGGAGATAGTGAGTACATCACTGAGATTAATAATTTCCGAGGCGAAAACTATCACAGGGCAGACCTAGGTATTGAATTCAAAAAGATGAAACCCAAAGGTAAAATTCGAACCTGGACCATTTCTGTTTATAATGTATATAATCATCGTAATCCGTTCCTATATTATTTCGATAATGAGTATGACACTAATACAGATACAGAAACAACTTCTCTAAAGAAGGTTTCGATATTCGCCATTATACCATCCTTCACCTATTCTTTAAAATTTTAA
- a CDS encoding C40 family peptidase, with amino-acid sequence MKYLFLILFIVCGCASSTDQVSAIIENVEHHFAPDKRVALFDITYNNQILSGESNLPEAVQALKDSLNAKGVDYQDSITLLPTGEYTHGVIKVSVANLRAEGRHSSELVSQATMGTPVKVFRRHGDWIQVQTPDDYISWVDHGGIALMSDQEFNQWNDAEKLIFTHSIGYAYSDSTLQERATDLVAGDVVKLIKTNHSIYQIELPGGQLAFVSDDEVDDFSEWKRQEAEVSGLISTAKSMMGIPYLWGGTSVKGADCSGFTKTIYFMNRMIIPRDASQQVIEGDLVDDDKDWSKLSAGDLLFFGRPATDSTSEKVVHVGMWLGDSTFIHSSGNVHISSVDPKSDQYDEYNVNRYLRSKRIINKRTENVREIYF; translated from the coding sequence GTGAAGTATCTTTTTTTAATATTATTTATAGTCTGTGGCTGTGCAAGTAGTACTGATCAGGTGAGTGCAATCATTGAAAATGTGGAGCACCATTTCGCTCCAGATAAGCGGGTGGCCCTATTTGATATTACCTATAATAACCAAATTCTCTCCGGTGAGAGTAACCTTCCTGAGGCTGTACAAGCTCTGAAGGATAGTTTGAATGCTAAAGGTGTTGATTATCAAGATTCTATAACCTTACTTCCAACAGGAGAATATACGCATGGAGTGATTAAGGTGTCCGTAGCGAATTTAAGAGCCGAAGGTAGGCATTCGTCAGAGTTAGTGAGCCAGGCCACTATGGGTACACCGGTGAAAGTGTTTCGAAGACATGGTGATTGGATTCAGGTACAAACACCGGATGACTATATTTCATGGGTAGATCATGGCGGAATAGCACTTATGTCAGATCAGGAATTTAATCAATGGAATGATGCCGAAAAACTGATTTTTACCCACTCCATAGGTTATGCATATTCAGATAGCACCCTGCAGGAAAGGGCTACTGATCTGGTGGCTGGTGATGTTGTTAAATTGATCAAAACCAATCATTCAATATATCAGATAGAGCTGCCTGGAGGGCAATTAGCCTTTGTTTCTGATGATGAAGTAGACGATTTTTCCGAGTGGAAACGGCAAGAGGCAGAAGTAAGTGGACTCATTTCAACAGCTAAATCCATGATGGGAATCCCTTATTTGTGGGGTGGCACCTCTGTAAAAGGAGCCGACTGCAGCGGTTTCACAAAGACCATATATTTCATGAATCGCATGATCATACCCAGAGATGCCTCGCAGCAGGTGATAGAAGGGGACTTGGTAGATGATGATAAAGACTGGTCAAAGTTGTCAGCCGGAGATTTGTTGTTCTTTGGCAGACCAGCAACAGATAGCACTTCTGAAAAGGTAGTTCATGTAGGCATGTGGCTGGGAGACAGCACCTTTATCCATTCTAGCGGTAATGTGCATATCAGTAGCGTAGACCCCAAAAGTGATCAATATGATGAGTATAATGTTAATCGCTACTTAAGATCAAAACGTATTATTAATAAGAGAACTGAAAATGTAAGAGAGATTTATTTCTAG
- a CDS encoding OmpA family protein: MRRRIIGLVITTILFFNLNISSQAQSFNYYFKRGKKYYKYGAYDKAIADLKRAARMKKGNADVTYYLGLANLAGGDKKVALKNIEKVYQLDPKLDNDIAYYLGLAYQYQYEFEKAIKVYTKYRDLKKKNANKATKKIKECEFGMLTMKRNHNIEVENMGETINSPYNDYTPLIAPNGRFLILTSNRKGSTGGLRMSNGSYYEDIYISHRRNGAWTDPQRISPQINLQYHDAAGSLSPDGNSLFLYYERGGGNIYEAKKTNNIWAEPVKLSDKINSVFWETSATITADGKTLYFSSDRPGGIGDLDIYKCTLDENGEWGTPQNLGPTINTRYSEDAPYISPDGNILYFGSSGHTGMGDSDIFYSKMINGRFQEPVNMGHPVNSVYSDNYFSLSPDRKKGYFASLREGGMGEADIYEITFHEWPDGDKPIETPAEEVIASNEEPEPVIEEPVVEESAEEEVAVVTEEPEPVTEVEEEPVTETPVAVVTEETPEPDPVVEVEETPVIAESTSEPVAPAEQVEEASATYFDENFINEKKKIGGITVLKGKVVDAEDATPLYATLKLVDNEANTVLAEITSDPNSGEFELIIPHGGNYGVSTARPGYLFNSINFNLPENTDMPELDTHIILQKAQVGSKIVLKNIFFDTGKADLRTESLGELAQIKTLLADNPELSVQINGHTDNVGNSVYNKVLSKKRAQSVVDYLVSHEIEPLRVLAKGFGEERPLVSNDDERDGREINRRTEIEIVGIAGVGGN, translated from the coding sequence GTGAGAAGAAGAATTATAGGGCTAGTAATTACTACTATCCTATTTTTTAACCTTAATATCAGCAGCCAGGCTCAAAGCTTTAACTACTACTTCAAACGAGGTAAAAAATATTATAAATACGGCGCATATGATAAGGCCATTGCGGACTTGAAGCGTGCGGCTCGAATGAAGAAGGGTAATGCTGATGTTACCTATTATCTGGGATTAGCCAACCTGGCTGGCGGCGACAAAAAAGTGGCCCTGAAGAATATTGAGAAAGTTTACCAGCTAGACCCTAAACTAGATAACGACATAGCCTACTATCTGGGTCTTGCCTATCAATATCAATACGAATTTGAAAAGGCCATAAAAGTCTATACCAAATACCGGGACTTAAAGAAAAAGAATGCCAATAAGGCCACAAAGAAGATAAAGGAATGCGAGTTTGGTATGCTCACCATGAAAAGAAACCACAATATAGAGGTGGAAAACATGGGAGAAACCATTAACTCTCCATATAACGATTATACGCCGCTAATTGCTCCTAACGGCAGGTTTTTAATCCTCACCTCCAATCGAAAAGGCTCCACTGGAGGCTTGCGCATGAGCAATGGCTCTTATTATGAAGACATTTACATTAGCCATAGGAGGAATGGCGCCTGGACTGATCCGCAAAGGATAAGTCCGCAGATCAATCTACAATACCATGATGCCGCAGGTTCTTTATCTCCTGATGGAAATAGTTTATTCCTTTATTATGAAAGAGGGGGCGGAAATATTTATGAGGCCAAGAAAACCAATAACATCTGGGCTGAGCCTGTTAAACTTAGTGACAAGATAAACTCTGTATTCTGGGAAACGTCTGCCACTATCACGGCCGATGGAAAAACTTTGTATTTCAGTAGTGACAGACCAGGCGGTATTGGAGACCTGGATATTTACAAATGTACATTAGATGAAAATGGGGAATGGGGTACACCACAAAACCTGGGACCAACTATAAACACCAGATATAGCGAAGATGCCCCATACATTTCTCCTGATGGAAATATCTTATACTTCGGCTCTAGTGGCCATACCGGTATGGGTGATAGTGACATCTTTTATAGCAAAATGATCAATGGAAGATTTCAGGAACCTGTGAATATGGGGCATCCTGTTAATTCCGTTTACAGCGACAATTATTTCAGTTTATCGCCAGATAGGAAAAAGGGATACTTTGCCTCTTTAAGAGAAGGTGGCATGGGTGAAGCTGACATCTATGAAATTACCTTCCATGAATGGCCAGATGGTGACAAACCAATAGAAACCCCGGCCGAAGAGGTGATTGCCAGCAACGAAGAACCTGAGCCGGTGATTGAAGAACCGGTAGTAGAAGAAAGTGCTGAAGAAGAAGTAGCAGTAGTCACTGAAGAGCCAGAGCCAGTAACTGAGGTTGAAGAGGAGCCTGTCACTGAAACACCTGTAGCTGTTGTTACTGAGGAAACACCAGAGCCAGATCCGGTAGTGGAAGTTGAAGAAACTCCAGTAATAGCGGAAAGTACCAGCGAGCCCGTGGCCCCTGCTGAACAAGTAGAAGAAGCATCTGCTACTTATTTCGATGAGAATTTCATCAATGAAAAGAAAAAAATTGGTGGTATCACCGTCTTAAAAGGTAAGGTGGTAGATGCTGAAGATGCCACTCCCCTATATGCTACTTTGAAGCTTGTTGATAACGAAGCTAACACAGTACTGGCAGAAATAACCTCTGATCCAAATTCTGGTGAGTTTGAGCTTATCATTCCTCACGGTGGTAACTACGGGGTGTCTACAGCCAGACCAGGTTATCTCTTTAACTCCATTAACTTTAACCTGCCAGAGAATACTGATATGCCAGAATTAGATACGCACATCATACTTCAGAAGGCACAGGTTGGTTCTAAGATCGTACTTAAGAACATCTTTTTCGATACAGGTAAGGCAGATTTAAGAACAGAATCATTGGGTGAGCTTGCTCAAATAAAAACTCTTCTGGCAGATAACCCGGAACTAAGTGTACAGATCAACGGCCATACTGATAATGTGGGGAACAGTGTTTATAACAAGGTGCTATCTAAGAAAAGAGCACAGTCTGTAGTAGATTATCTGGTGAGTCATGAAATAGAGCCGCTTCGAGTACTCGCCAAAGGATTCGGGGAAGAAAGACCGCTGGTTTCTAATGATGACGAAAGAGACGGAAGAGAAATAAACAGAAGAACAGAAATTGAAATTGTGGGAATAGCCGGTGTGGGAGGCAATTAA